From Syntrophorhabdaceae bacterium:
TTTCCATGGAGATACCTTCACGGGCGAGTATATAGAAGTGAACCGCCATGGTCCTTCCCGAATCCATGAGCGAGAGCGGGAGTCTCAATGAGCTACCCATGGTGAATATAATAGCGGCGGTTTCGCCAACGGCACGGCCCACGCTCAACATAATGCCCGTAAGGATGCCGGGGGCCGCTGCCGGGATGATTACCTTCTTGATCGTTTCCCATTTGGTCGCGCTCAGCGAATAGCTCACGATGCGTAACTGTCGGGGCACTGATCGTATGGCTTCTTCGCTTGTCCTGATAATTGTGGGGAGGATCATAATGGTCATGGTGAGAACCCCGGCGAGTAAAGACCATCCCATACCAAGCTTGATGACAAAGAAGATAAAACCGAAGAGGCCATAGAGGATCGAAGGAATGCCGGCGAGCGATTCAACACCAAAGCGGATGAGTTTGGTGAAGGTTGACTCGCGCGTATACTCGGTGAGAAAAACGGCGGTTCCCACACCGAGCGGGGTCGCAAACACGATTGATAAAAAGGCAAGCTGCATGGTGCCCACGATGGAGGGAAAAATACCTCCGTGGCGTCCCATATCGTCAGGGAAGGCGAAGATGAACTCAGGATTTACATAGGGAAAGCCCTTAAAAAAGATAATAGCCACAATGACTACCAGTATACCGACAGTAAAAAAGGCCTGAATGTTGAGGCCGAACTCCACAATCCTGTTGATAATCCGTGGATGTATCCTCATTTCGCTATCTTCCTCTTAATTCCAAAATTAGCCACGTAATTGAGCAGCATGATAATGACCATCAAAACCACGCCGGTAGAGAAGAGACCGAGCCTGTGGTCTCCGCTCGCGTATGAGAGCTCAAGAGCTATGTTGCCCGTTAGGGTGCGAAGCGGATCAAGGATGCTGCCCGGTATTTTTAAGGCGTTACCGGCAATCATTATGACCGCCATGGTCTCACCGATGGCCCTGCCCATGCCGAGGATGAAGCTTGCCAGGATGCCAGATTTTGCTGATGGCAAAATTACCTTGTAAATAGTTTGCCATTTTGTAGCGCCCATGGCGAGTGAGCCTTCCCGATATGTCCTCGGCACGCTGACGAGCGAGTCGAAGGTGATACTGATAATGGTGGGAAGAATCATCACGCCGAGGATGATCGATGTGGAAAGAAGGGAAAAACCCGACCCCCCGAGATAGTCTCTGACCAGGGGAACGATATAGATCACGCCTAAAAAACCATAGACCACGGAGGGTATCCCGGCGAGGAGCTCGAGCGCCGGTTTCAAGAACATCTTCATTTTCTTCCCTGAATATTCGGAAAGATAGATGGCACAGGAAAGTCCCATGGGCGCTCCGATCACGAGCGCACCGAAGGTGACGAGGAACGAGGAGATGATCATGGGAAATATGCCGAAGAAGCCTTTTGTTGGGGCCCATTTGGAGCCGCCGATAATCTTGAACAAGCCCACCTTCAAAAACAGAGGCAAGCCTTCCGAAAAGATGAACATGAATATGAGGAAAAGAAACAGAAGCGAGGAAAGCGCAAACAGGACGAGTACCCATTTGACCAGGCGTTCTTTGAAAAGCGACTTCTCAATCATAGAGGCTTACAAGACCTTCCTTTATGAGGATATTCTGTCCGTCTTTAGAAAGGACGAAATTGACAAATTCTTTGGCGTAGGGATCGAGCTCTCCATTGGTAACATAGAGAAATGGCCTGACAATCTTGTAGCGGCCAGTCTTTATATTCTTGATTGACGGCGCTACATCGTCGACAATCACAGAACGCACTTTCTGGTCAACGAGGCCGAGCGATATGTAGCCCATGGCGTACGGGTCCGTGGCCACCACTTCCTTTACGGAACCGTTCGAGTCCTGCACCATGATGCTGTCGTCTATGGCCTTGCCTTTCATAACCAGCTCTTCGAAGGCGCTTCGGGTGCCCGAGCCTTCCTCTCTGGTCACCGCGTCAACTTCGCGATCTATGCCGCCGAGTTCCTTCCAATCCCTGATCTTGCCGCTGAAGATGTCTCGTATCTGCTGCAAAGTGAGCGACCTGACCGGATTCTGAGGATTGACAATGATTGCGATGCCATCGTGACATATGGTAATGGTATTGAGCATCTTTTCTTTGTCGTCTAAGTCCCTTGAGGACATGCCGATACTGACCGTATTGTTCATAATGGCCTGGATACCGGCCGTTGAGCCGCCGCCCTGAACATCTATGACAAAATTCCGATGGTCGAGCATGAAATGCTCTGCGAGCTTTTCGGTGAATGGCATGACCGATGTGGAGCCCGCCACAGTGATCGTATGTTTTGCCCGCTCACCTCGTCCCCCTCCGTTATGCCCGCAGGAACAGAGTATGAGCGTGAGACACAGGAGAAATAGTGCGATTCTATTCGTCAAGCGGTTATTCCCCAGGCTCCTTCAGATGTCTGATAATCCGTCCCTCTACCATGAAGATGACAAGTTCCGCTATATTGACGGCATGGTCCGCCATGCGCTCCAGATACTTGGTGATGAATAAG
This genomic window contains:
- the pstA gene encoding phosphate ABC transporter permease PstA, translated to MRIHPRIINRIVEFGLNIQAFFTVGILVVIVAIIFFKGFPYVNPEFIFAFPDDMGRHGGIFPSIVGTMQLAFLSIVFATPLGVGTAVFLTEYTRESTFTKLIRFGVESLAGIPSILYGLFGFIFFVIKLGMGWSLLAGVLTMTIMILPTIIRTSEEAIRSVPRQLRIVSYSLSATKWETIKKVIIPAAAPGILTGIMLSVGRAVGETAAIIFTMGSSLRLPLSLMDSGRTMAVHFYILAREGISMEKAYGTALVLVLSILSINVLAYYVMHKAISKYS
- the pstC gene encoding phosphate ABC transporter permease subunit PstC, with amino-acid sequence MIEKSLFKERLVKWVLVLFALSSLLFLFLIFMFIFSEGLPLFLKVGLFKIIGGSKWAPTKGFFGIFPMIISSFLVTFGALVIGAPMGLSCAIYLSEYSGKKMKMFLKPALELLAGIPSVVYGFLGVIYIVPLVRDYLGGSGFSLLSTSIILGVMILPTIISITFDSLVSVPRTYREGSLAMGATKWQTIYKVILPSAKSGILASFILGMGRAIGETMAVIMIAGNALKIPGSILDPLRTLTGNIALELSYASGDHRLGLFSTGVVLMVIIMLLNYVANFGIKRKIAK
- a CDS encoding phosphate ABC transporter substrate-binding protein — its product is MTNRIALFLLCLTLILCSCGHNGGGRGERAKHTITVAGSTSVMPFTEKLAEHFMLDHRNFVIDVQGGGSTAGIQAIMNNTVSIGMSSRDLDDKEKMLNTITICHDGIAIIVNPQNPVRSLTLQQIRDIFSGKIRDWKELGGIDREVDAVTREEGSGTRSAFEELVMKGKAIDDSIMVQDSNGSVKEVVATDPYAMGYISLGLVDQKVRSVIVDDVAPSIKNIKTGRYKIVRPFLYVTNGELDPYAKEFVNFVLSKDGQNILIKEGLVSLYD